From the Polaribacter gangjinensis genome, the window CTCTCTAAACAAACCCAAATTATTGCAGCCAATATTGATGTCGTTTTTTTATTAATTACCATTGATAATCCACCCACTTTTACCACTTTTATTGATCGATTTTTAGTAACCACAAGAGCTTACAGAATTGATACAGTATTGGTTTTTAATAAGATGGATGCATACGAAATTGAACAAAAAGCTGAGGTTTTATATCTGAAAGATATTTATGAAGCCATTGGGTATCAATGTATAGAAGTTTCTGCAACTCAAGGTAAAAACATCGATGTTTTAAAAGACATGATGCTTCAAAAAACATCCATGTTTGTTGGGCATTCTGGTGTTGGAAAATCAACTTTGGTAAATGCGATTGAACCAACATTAAACCTGAAAACAAAACAAATTTCTGAGCAACATAAACAAGGACAACATACTACAACTTTTGCAGAAATGTTCGATTTGAGTTTTGATGCTCGAATAATAGATACGCCAGGAATCAAAGGTTTTGGCATTGTTGATATTGATAAATACGAATTAAATGATTATTTTCCTGAGTTTTTTGAGCTGAAACAACACTGTAAATTCAATAATTGTTTGCATTTAAAAGAGCCCAATTGTGCCGT encodes:
- the rsgA gene encoding ribosome small subunit-dependent GTPase A, which codes for MTGIVYKSTGSWYWVKSENNTFHKCRIQGKFRIKGIKSTNPIAVGDKVSFFLEKIGDEEIGIIKNIHDRQNFIARKSVNLSKQTQIIAANIDVVFLLITIDNPPTFTTFIDRFLVTTRAYRIDTVLVFNKMDAYEIEQKAEVLYLKDIYEAIGYQCIEVSATQGKNIDVLKDMMLQKTSMFVGHSGVGKSTLVNAIEPTLNLKTKQISEQHKQGQHTTTFAEMFDLSFDARIIDTPGIKGFGIVDIDKYELNDYFPEFFELKQHCKFNNCLHLKEPNCAVKEALEEDKISWSRYKSYLQIFNGEEDGEHYRTDNWDEEEED